In Temnothorax longispinosus isolate EJ_2023e chromosome 10, Tlon_JGU_v1, whole genome shotgun sequence, a single window of DNA contains:
- the LOC139820770 gene encoding uncharacterized protein isoform X1 codes for MRGQRWLAKYYTSEENSDSVKCNVSVSCEEVFSYPDREKKLKDHLCDIHNITKLDTHPKRGFILQNYVLSKYEGTCNHCNRKIKFKRDKPNMLIRHLKCTHPDKWHSINTRDVKKRVDVWNKFDVNGRDAKCKTCQKVIKHNNMTCHLRSHLRACENVIRRSNIWNKFDVNGRDAKCKTCQKVIKHYNNAYNLKKHLGYCENVIRKSNIWNKFDVNGRDAKCKTCQKIIKHNNKTYYFEKHLRACKPAPTSSSSMRDNDFHLNELQNESTIRTSTPLLGRQGEEIKESDGPIQAQNLTETLIKSETEAKISDLRKKRTGVIDESYLSSESDEDSIRLQLSESSIDEIEDGYGYIYRFEKRK; via the exons ATGAGGGGACAAAGATGGTTggcaaaatattatacatcagAAGAAAATTCTGATTCAGTAAAGTGTAATGTAAGTGTAAGTTGTGAAGAAGTTTTTTCTTATCCCGATCGagagaaaaagttaaaagatcACTTATGCGATATACATAACATAACCAAACTAGACACACATCCAAAACGTGGCTTTATACTACAGAATTACGTATTATCAAAATACGAAGGAACATGCAATCATtgcaacagaaaaataaaatttaaacggGATAAGCCAAACATGTTAATACGGCATTTAAAATGTACTCACCCTGATAAATGGCACTCTATTAATACGAgagatgttaaaaaaagagTTGACGTATGGAACAAGTTTGACGTAAATGGCAGGGATGCGAAATGCAAAACGTGTCAGAAGGTTATAAAACATAACAATATGACTTGTCATTTACGGAGTCACTTGCGAGCTTGTGA aAATGTGATAAGAAGGTCGAACATATGGAATAAGTTTGACGTAAATGGCAGGGATGCGAAATGCAAAACATGTCAGAAGGTTATAAAACATTACAATAAtgcttataatttaaagaaacactTGGGATATTGTGA aAATGTGATAAGAAAGTCGAACATATGGAACAAGTTTGACGTAAATGGCAGGGATGCAAAATGCAAAACGTgtcagaaaattataaaacataacaataaaacttattatttcGAGAAACACTTGCGAGCTTGTAA aCCTGCACCGACTTCTTCAAGCTCAATGAGAGACAACGATTTTCACTTGAATGAGCTACAAAACGAAAGTACAATACGAACAAGCACACCGCTACTTGGACGACAGGGAGAAGAAATAAAGGAAAGTGACGG TCCCATTCAAGCTCAGAATCTGACAGagactttaataaaatcagaGACAGAAGCAAAAATATCAGATTTGAGGAAAAAGAGAACAGGCGTTATTGACGA GTCCTATTTAAGCTCAGAATCTGATGAAGATTCTATAAGACTTCAACTGAGTGAATCTTCAATTGATGAAATCGAAGATGGATA
- the LOC139820770 gene encoding uncharacterized protein isoform X2, whose product MRGQRWLAKYYTSEENSDSVKCNVSVSCEEVFSYPDREKKLKDHLCDIHNITKLDTHPKRGFILQNYVLSKYEGTCNHCNRKIKFKRDKPNMLIRHLKCTHPDKWHSINTRDVKKRVDVWNKFDVNGRDAKCKTCQKVIKHNNMTCHLRSHLRACENVIRRSNIWNKFDVNGRDAKCKTCQKVIKHYNNAYNLKKHLGYCENVIRKSNIWNKFDVNGRDAKCKTCQKIIKHNNKTYYFEKHLRACKPAPTSSSSMRDNDFHLNELQNESTIRTSTPLLGRQGEEIKESDGSYLSSESDEDSIRLQLSESSIDEIEDGYGYIYRFEKRK is encoded by the exons ATGAGGGGACAAAGATGGTTggcaaaatattatacatcagAAGAAAATTCTGATTCAGTAAAGTGTAATGTAAGTGTAAGTTGTGAAGAAGTTTTTTCTTATCCCGATCGagagaaaaagttaaaagatcACTTATGCGATATACATAACATAACCAAACTAGACACACATCCAAAACGTGGCTTTATACTACAGAATTACGTATTATCAAAATACGAAGGAACATGCAATCATtgcaacagaaaaataaaatttaaacggGATAAGCCAAACATGTTAATACGGCATTTAAAATGTACTCACCCTGATAAATGGCACTCTATTAATACGAgagatgttaaaaaaagagTTGACGTATGGAACAAGTTTGACGTAAATGGCAGGGATGCGAAATGCAAAACGTGTCAGAAGGTTATAAAACATAACAATATGACTTGTCATTTACGGAGTCACTTGCGAGCTTGTGA aAATGTGATAAGAAGGTCGAACATATGGAATAAGTTTGACGTAAATGGCAGGGATGCGAAATGCAAAACATGTCAGAAGGTTATAAAACATTACAATAAtgcttataatttaaagaaacactTGGGATATTGTGA aAATGTGATAAGAAAGTCGAACATATGGAACAAGTTTGACGTAAATGGCAGGGATGCAAAATGCAAAACGTgtcagaaaattataaaacataacaataaaacttattatttcGAGAAACACTTGCGAGCTTGTAA aCCTGCACCGACTTCTTCAAGCTCAATGAGAGACAACGATTTTCACTTGAATGAGCTACAAAACGAAAGTACAATACGAACAAGCACACCGCTACTTGGACGACAGGGAGAAGAAATAAAGGAAAGTGACGG GTCCTATTTAAGCTCAGAATCTGATGAAGATTCTATAAGACTTCAACTGAGTGAATCTTCAATTGATGAAATCGAAGATGGATA
- the LOC139820889 gene encoding uncharacterized protein, with protein MDGTTKADTLAGKLREVLDTNVARVTRPTTMGELRIWNFDDSISLINITNEISIMGDCDEHLVKLAAKIADANKLKIGWTVSRVQLLAAKPIQCFKCWRFGHVRTTCNFPENRSGACFRCGDRDHQIGACQASPCCVLCKDAGKNSNHRLGSVDCYAINLNRSREAQDLLVHHSEEIEAAVCVVSEPARASSSLQNWFYSHDKLAAIFVLICGDFNAHAQLWGSQVTDARGDLLEDFAAQLDLRFKNVGNRSTFVGHRGISIIDLTWASSDLSSRITRWSVREDVESLSDHLYISFCILSSPVQQFTPPLTVRWNYKKMDTELYQEAIEWRCAVTPKNPEYFAAVEYDRWIHKCITDACDAAVPRLWNRRAGKSYWWSDAIAQLRISAISARRAWTRGKGRNRPEILETKRMAYIAASQNLKFEIRRAKSLAWQELVHVLDDDPWGLPYKLVMGKLRKPTTPLSVSLEPDILSRLLNKLFPPGRELIPVDLGDCEEGRTPIMADEVIEAIRAKKNAKTAPGPDGFKATVLNKLPSSMVHRLALAYDHYMRTFGSPMGSPLSPIGADIVMQDLEERALELLSFTPPFYERYVDDIAMAIPSTECTHTLEVFNSFHPRLQFTMEVGVDGRLNFLEITMIRTENRLQFDWFHKSTFSGKYLNFCPSIPIARRKEQSFV; from the exons ATGGACGGAACGACCAAGGCGGATACTCTCGCGGGAAAACTCAGAGAGGTTCTCGATACGAACGTAGCTCGTGTAACTCGCCCTACCACAATGGGCGAACTTCGGATTTGGAACTTTGATGATTCCATTTCCCTGATCAATATCACAAACGAGATATCGATCATGGGGGATTGTGATGAACATCTCGTCAAGCTGG CAGCTAAGATAGCAGATGCTAACAAGCTGAAAATCGGCTGGACGGTTTCGCGAGTACAACTGTTGGCGGCAAAACCGATACAGTGCTTCAAATGCTGGCGTTTCGGCCACGTCCGCACCACGTGTAATTTCCCGGAAAACAGGTCGGGAGCATGCTTTCGTTGCGGTGACAGAGATCACCAGATTGGTGCGTGTCAAGCCAGCCCTTGCTGCGTTTTATGTAAAGACGCGGGTAAGAATAGCAACCATCGACTTGGCTCGGTCGACTGCTATGCG ATCAATCTAAACAGAAGCAGGGAGGCTCAGGACCTCCTTGTTCATCATTCGGAGGAGATAGAGGCTGCTGTTTGCGTAGTCTCCGAGCCGGCCCGCGCATCCAGCTCCCTCCAAAATTGGTTCTATAGCCATGACAAATTAGCGGCTATCTTT GTTTTAATATGTGGCGATTTCAACGCCCACGCTCAACTGTGGGGTTCACAAGTTACCGATGCGAGAGGCGACCTGCTCGAGGATTTTGCCGCACAATTGGATTTACGTTTCAAAAATGTGGGAAATCGTTCAACATTCGTCGGTCATCGAGGAATCTCTATCATTGATCTGACCTGGGCTTCCTCGGACCTATCGAGTAGGATCACTCGTTGGTCCGTGCGGGAAGACGTCGAATCCTTATCGGATCATTTGTACATCTCTTTTTGCATCTTGAGTTCTCCCGTGCAGCAATTCACACCGCCATTGACTGTTCGGtggaattataaaaagatgGACACGGAGCTTTACCAGGAAGCAATAGAGTGGAGATGTGCGGTCACCCCGAAAAATCCAGAATACTTTGCTGCGGTTGAATATGATCGCTGGATACACAAATGTATCACGGATGCTTGCGACGCGGCTGTTCCCCGTCTGTGGAATCGCCGCGCTGGCAAATCCTATTGGTGGAGCGATGCTATCGCGCAGCTGAGAATATCCGCGATATCCGCTAGGAGAGCATGGACTCGCGGAAAGGGTAGAAATCGACCAGAAATTCTGGAAACCAAAAGGATGGCCTATATTGCCGCAAGTCAAAatcttaaatttgaaataagaaGAGCCAAGTCGCTGGCGTGGCAGGAGTTGGTGCATGTGTTGGACGATGACCCTTGGGGTCTGCCGTATAAGCTGGTGATGGGCAAACTGCGTAAGCCCACCACACCGCTTAGCGTCAGCTTGGAACCGGACATTCTTAGTCGATTGCTGAATAAGCTTTTTCCTCCGGGTAGAGAACTGATCCCGGTAGATCTTGGCGATTGCGAGGAGGGAAGAACCCCTATTATGGCGGACGAAGTCATAGAGGCAATTAGAGCGAAGAAAAATGCGAAGACGGCGCCTGGTCCTGATGGATTTAAAGCGACCGTATTGAATAAGCTCCCTTCGAGTATGGTCCACCGACTCGCTCTGGCCTACGATCACTATATGCGG ACTTTCGGATCACCCATGGGCTCCCCGTTGTCTCCCATAGGGGCGGACATAGTGATGCAGGATCTTGAGGAAAGGGCACTTGAGTTGTTGAGTTTCACTCCACCTTTCTATGAGAGATATGTGGATGATATTGCAATGGCAATACCTTCTACTGAATGCACTCACACTTTAGAGGTATTCAATTCTTTTCACCCGAGATTGCAATTTACCATGGAGGTCGGTGTGGATGGCAGGTTGAATTTTTTAGAGATAACGATGATCCGGACTGAAAATCGTTTGCAATTCGATTGGTTCCACAAATCTACCTTCTCCGggaaatatctaaatttttgtCCCAGCATCCCCATTGCCAGAAGAAAGGAACAGTCATTTGTTTAA